A window of the Desulfobotulus mexicanus genome harbors these coding sequences:
- a CDS encoding GxxExxY protein, translating to MFFEEETYAICGAVFEVYWEMRCAFLEAVYQECLELEFV from the coding sequence CTGTTTTTTGAAGAAGAGACCTACGCTATCTGTGGTGCTGTGTTTGAGGTTTATTGGGAAATGAGGTGCGCATTTCTGGAAGCTGTTTATCAGGAGTGTCTGGAATTGGAATTTGTATAG
- a CDS encoding tyrosine-type recombinase/integrase has protein sequence MKLTKKVIDCLLLPEEKPFFIWDDELKGFGLRVNPSSKVYIVQGRVGGKVRRVTIGKHGTFTLQQARERAADILREMVHGKDPVTEKKRKEALSVTLEEVKNAYIKDRSLKARTETDIRRHVRDNFSEWKDKPISGITRQKCLSRFREISDRSPAQANQAFRVLRGLLNYAMATYRPEDRPILTENPVSIISDAKLWHNVQAKNRRIPNNQVGMIFNFLQKERENPFNTDEGRTVADAVLFMLLTGARRTEALSLKWEHVDIQGQSWRILDPKNRHPVTLPLSTFICTLLSERPRVNDYVFFSKKATTGHISEPKHTVKKISEMIGTTISSHDLRRTFRAIAGECGIELWRTKLLLNHRMSGDVTLESYTETSDCRYLLPEIQKISDWVERQGVQDAAGNVITLNHARSA, from the coding sequence ATGAAACTGACAAAAAAGGTTATCGACTGCTTACTTTTACCGGAAGAAAAACCCTTTTTCATATGGGATGATGAATTAAAAGGATTCGGTCTCCGGGTTAACCCTTCCTCAAAAGTCTACATTGTTCAGGGCCGGGTGGGTGGAAAAGTACGGCGTGTGACCATTGGAAAGCATGGCACGTTCACCCTTCAGCAAGCCCGTGAGAGGGCCGCTGACATACTCCGGGAAATGGTTCATGGGAAAGATCCTGTTACAGAAAAAAAACGCAAGGAGGCCCTATCTGTAACGCTGGAAGAAGTCAAGAATGCATATATAAAAGACCGATCATTAAAAGCACGAACCGAAACCGATATAAGGCGGCATGTAAGGGACAATTTTTCAGAATGGAAGGATAAGCCCATTTCAGGGATTACCCGGCAAAAATGCCTTTCCAGATTCAGAGAGATCAGCGACCGCAGCCCAGCACAAGCGAACCAAGCCTTCAGGGTGTTACGTGGTCTTCTCAATTATGCCATGGCAACATACAGGCCAGAAGACCGGCCCATACTAACAGAAAATCCCGTAAGTATAATTAGTGACGCAAAGTTATGGCATAACGTACAGGCCAAAAACAGGCGGATTCCAAACAATCAGGTGGGAATGATTTTTAATTTTTTGCAGAAGGAGCGGGAAAACCCCTTTAACACGGATGAAGGCCGCACCGTTGCGGATGCCGTTCTGTTCATGCTTTTAACCGGAGCCAGAAGGACAGAGGCCTTGTCCTTGAAGTGGGAGCATGTGGACATTCAGGGGCAGTCATGGAGGATCCTTGACCCGAAGAACCGCCACCCCGTTACCCTGCCCTTAAGTACCTTCATTTGCACCCTGCTTTCAGAAAGGCCGAGAGTGAACGACTATGTGTTTTTTTCAAAGAAGGCCACCACAGGGCATATCTCAGAGCCTAAGCACACGGTAAAGAAAATATCTGAAATGATAGGCACCACAATTTCATCCCATGACCTGAGAAGGACATTCAGGGCGATTGCAGGAGAATGCGGAATTGAATTATGGAGGACCAAGTTACTGTTGAATCACAGGATGAGCGGGGACGTTACCCTTGAGAGCTACACAGAAACCAGCGATTGCAGGTATCTGTTGCCTGAAATTCAAAAAATATCCGACTGGGTAGAGAGGCAGGGCGTACAGGATGCAGCGGGGAACGTGATTACCCTGAACCATGCAAGGAGCGCATAA
- the rsmG gene encoding 16S rRNA (guanine(527)-N(7))-methyltransferase RsmG — MINEEGKKAMQAGDSLWCEKVKEGAALMGLNLAPDLLEGIALHVRNLILWNKKINLTAITDPLEVAEKHVLDSLAVISHLPAGGRVLDMGSGGGFPGMVIALMRSDLDVLMVDSVQKKMVFVQDVIRSLKITNARALHTRVESLEEKDFSCVVSRAFTSLERFVSLGLPFLGPSGSIIAMKGPDGRDETAAAAPLFPELVMDCRTYGLPFGGGERSVVLIRRREAMPSLTASVKMA, encoded by the coding sequence ATGATTAACGAAGAAGGGAAGAAAGCCATGCAGGCAGGAGACAGCTTATGGTGTGAAAAGGTAAAAGAAGGTGCCGCACTCATGGGCCTGAATCTGGCCCCGGATCTGCTGGAAGGTATTGCCCTGCATGTCAGAAACCTGATTCTTTGGAATAAAAAGATCAATCTGACGGCCATTACAGATCCTCTGGAGGTGGCGGAAAAGCATGTGCTGGATTCCCTTGCCGTCATTTCCCATCTGCCTGCTGGTGGCAGGGTGCTGGATATGGGAAGCGGTGGGGGATTTCCCGGTATGGTCATTGCACTCATGCGGTCGGATCTGGATGTGCTGATGGTGGATAGCGTGCAGAAAAAAATGGTGTTTGTTCAGGATGTGATCCGCTCCCTGAAAATTACCAATGCCAGAGCCCTGCATACCCGTGTGGAATCTTTGGAAGAAAAAGATTTTTCATGCGTGGTTTCAAGGGCCTTTACTTCTCTGGAACGTTTTGTTTCCTTGGGCCTTCCCTTTCTGGGACCATCGGGAAGTATCATTGCCATGAAAGGTCCCGATGGAAGGGATGAAACAGCGGCGGCAGCCCCTTTGTTTCCTGAGCTTGTAATGGACTGCCGGACCTATGGCCTGCCCTTTGGCGGTGGGGAACGCTCCGTGGTGCTTATACGGCGGCGGGAGGCTATGCCTTCCTTGACAGCATCGGTCAAGATGGCTTAG
- the cls gene encoding cardiolipin synthase: MLTIIAIVVFLVEMLAILMAVHAVMYARSSQGAVAWMIALITFPWLTLPLYLIFGRNKFQGYVEALRQGQFEKAPEVSLQNEVLEKFRVFPRENQEETFRVMENLAQTPFTDGNQARLLINGKNTFEAIFSAISEAEDYILLEFFIVRHDSLGKELQDLLIKKAGQGVRVYFLYDEIGSRKLKSAYGRKLREAGVQFRPFFTRRGLFNRFQLNFRNHRKIVVVDGKKAFVGGHNIGKNYLGKSLRFGCWRDTHMELEGPAVMAVQRVFEGDWYWATREQLFLNWKLERAVSPGIPMLVLPTDPAHHLEACSLLFVNLILAAKKRVWIASPYFVPNDAVMQALQMAALRGVDVRILLPSRSDFWLVDLAGYACIQKLAMEGIRFFRYQPGFLHQKVILVDDHLSAVGTANADNRSFHLNFEITLIAADKNMAAQVCRMLEKDFEVSLEVDGSVLPRPEWFFRFAVRFASLFSPVL, from the coding sequence ATGCTTACAATTATTGCCATTGTTGTTTTCCTTGTGGAGATGCTGGCCATACTGATGGCTGTGCATGCTGTGATGTATGCAAGAAGCTCTCAGGGTGCCGTCGCCTGGATGATTGCCCTTATTACCTTCCCCTGGCTGACCCTGCCCCTGTATCTGATTTTTGGAAGAAACAAGTTTCAGGGTTATGTGGAGGCCCTGCGTCAGGGGCAGTTTGAAAAAGCTCCGGAAGTGTCTTTACAGAATGAAGTTCTGGAAAAATTCAGGGTCTTTCCCCGTGAGAATCAGGAAGAAACCTTCCGGGTCATGGAGAATCTGGCACAGACACCTTTTACGGATGGGAATCAGGCCCGGCTTCTAATCAATGGCAAAAATACCTTTGAGGCTATTTTTTCGGCGATTTCTGAGGCAGAAGATTATATTCTTCTGGAATTTTTTATTGTTCGCCATGACTCTCTGGGAAAAGAGCTGCAGGATCTTCTGATAAAAAAGGCAGGGCAGGGGGTAAGGGTTTATTTTCTTTATGATGAGATAGGCAGCCGCAAACTGAAATCAGCCTATGGCCGAAAGCTGAGGGAAGCAGGTGTGCAGTTCCGGCCTTTTTTTACACGCCGGGGGCTGTTTAATCGTTTTCAGCTCAATTTCCGTAATCACCGGAAAATTGTGGTGGTTGATGGTAAAAAAGCCTTTGTGGGCGGTCATAATATTGGAAAGAATTATTTGGGGAAAAGTCTGCGTTTCGGATGCTGGCGGGATACCCACATGGAACTTGAAGGGCCTGCGGTCATGGCCGTGCAAAGGGTGTTTGAGGGGGACTGGTACTGGGCCACCAGGGAACAGCTTTTCCTGAACTGGAAGCTGGAAAGAGCAGTCTCGCCGGGTATCCCCATGCTGGTTCTGCCCACGGACCCTGCCCATCATCTGGAGGCATGCTCCCTTCTTTTTGTCAATCTCATCCTCGCTGCAAAGAAAAGGGTCTGGATTGCAAGCCCTTATTTTGTTCCCAATGATGCGGTCATGCAGGCTTTGCAGATGGCTGCGCTGAGGGGGGTTGATGTGCGTATTCTTCTGCCTTCACGCTCGGACTTCTGGCTTGTGGATCTGGCGGGCTATGCCTGTATCCAGAAGCTTGCCATGGAAGGTATCCGGTTTTTTCGTTATCAGCCGGGTTTTTTGCATCAGAAGGTGATTCTGGTGGATGATCATCTGTCTGCCGTGGGAACTGCCAATGCGGATAATCGTTCTTTTCATCTGAATTTTGAAATTACACTGATTGCTGCGGATAAAAACATGGCGGCTCAGGTCTGCCGTATGCTGGAGAAGGATTTTGAGGTTTCTTTAGAGGTTGACGGAAGTGTTCTTCCCAGGCCAGAGTGGTTTTTTCGTTTTGCCGTGCGTTTTGCCAGTCTTTTTTCTCCTGTTCTGTAA
- a CDS encoding DUF4276 family protein, protein MIRVHVFCEGQTEDVFVREVLGPHFQRMNIWLNSIIIRTGPQGKGGLTSYGKVKWQVENKCKEDANAWVTTLLDFYGLPSDFPAMTLKGDSLTRAKIVESAFQADMAQPNFISNILVHEFEGLLFSDPSVFAEWFDDEHIVHSLTRVRNDFATPEHINDGRTTAPSKRILSVCDTYDKVAHGSLIALDIGLETIRRECPLFDAWIKRLEGLNSGGAV, encoded by the coding sequence ATGATCCGTGTACATGTTTTCTGCGAAGGACAAACCGAAGATGTTTTTGTCCGTGAGGTTCTGGGGCCGCATTTTCAGCGTATGAATATATGGCTGAACTCGATCATTATTCGCACGGGGCCACAAGGCAAAGGCGGCCTGACTTCCTACGGTAAGGTTAAATGGCAGGTTGAGAACAAATGTAAGGAAGATGCGAACGCCTGGGTTACAACCTTGCTGGATTTTTATGGGCTTCCATCCGATTTTCCCGCAATGACTTTAAAGGGAGACTCGCTGACCAGAGCCAAAATTGTAGAGAGCGCTTTTCAGGCGGATATGGCACAGCCCAATTTTATTTCAAACATCCTTGTGCATGAATTTGAGGGATTGCTTTTTAGTGATCCAAGCGTTTTTGCCGAGTGGTTTGATGATGAGCACATTGTCCACAGCCTGACCCGTGTCCGTAATGATTTTGCTACCCCGGAACACATTAATGATGGTCGAACCACCGCACCTTCCAAGCGCATCCTGTCTGTTTGTGACACTTACGACAAAGTCGCTCACGGTTCCTTGATTGCACTGGATATCGGCCTGGAGACTATTCGTCGGGAGTGCCCGCTATTTGATGCCTGGATTAAACGACTTGAGGGGCTGAACTCTGGAGGTGCTGTATGA
- a CDS encoding AAA family ATPase, translating into MNPNQLSRIVLRGFKSIRECDLELKELNVVIGPNGAGKSNFIGFFRLIQQMLEGRLQLFVSRQGGPDALLHFGRKKTSMLSAELYFGNNGYKITLEPTQDNRMMFVEENLWWKMNGDKSFGSGHFESNAESHRSGMNQCTIQTMKSWRLYHFHDTSETALVKQRHGINDNLYLRPDARNLAAFLYLLKEQYPSSYNRIVKTIRLVAPFFGDFMLRPQPDSKDQIELEWTEKGEDVPFKAHLLSDGTLRFICLTTVLMQPEKLQPETILIDEPELGLHPFAINLLASLIRSTSKKRQLIVSTQSADLLNEFSSENVIVADRRQGYTNLHRLDSKALENWLNEYSLAELWKKNVLGGRPTR; encoded by the coding sequence ATGAACCCGAACCAATTGTCACGCATCGTACTGCGTGGGTTCAAATCCATCCGAGAGTGTGATCTGGAACTCAAAGAGCTGAATGTGGTGATCGGCCCAAATGGAGCTGGTAAATCCAACTTTATTGGCTTTTTCCGTTTGATCCAGCAAATGCTGGAAGGCAGGCTCCAGCTATTTGTCAGCAGGCAGGGCGGCCCGGATGCACTGCTGCATTTTGGCCGGAAGAAGACTTCTATGCTGAGTGCGGAACTTTATTTCGGCAATAATGGCTATAAAATTACCCTGGAGCCAACCCAGGATAACCGCATGATGTTTGTCGAAGAAAATCTTTGGTGGAAGATGAACGGTGATAAAAGTTTTGGCTCAGGCCACTTTGAGTCCAATGCCGAATCTCACAGATCCGGGATGAACCAATGCACCATTCAAACTATGAAAAGCTGGCGTCTTTACCATTTTCATGACACCAGCGAAACTGCCCTGGTAAAACAGCGGCATGGTATCAATGACAACCTTTATCTGCGTCCGGATGCTCGTAATCTGGCAGCCTTCCTTTATCTGCTTAAAGAGCAGTATCCTTCAAGCTACAATCGAATTGTGAAGACTATTCGGCTGGTTGCCCCGTTTTTTGGGGATTTTATGCTTCGCCCCCAGCCGGACAGCAAAGACCAGATTGAACTGGAGTGGACTGAAAAAGGTGAAGATGTACCATTCAAAGCGCATCTGCTCTCCGATGGTACCCTGCGTTTCATCTGCCTGACTACGGTATTGATGCAGCCCGAAAAACTGCAACCGGAAACCATTCTGATTGATGAGCCGGAACTTGGTCTGCATCCTTTTGCCATTAATCTCCTCGCATCACTGATTCGTTCTACTTCCAAAAAACGACAGCTTATCGTTTCAACTCAGTCTGCCGATCTCCTGAATGAATTTTCATCTGAAAATGTCATCGTGGCGGATCGAAGGCAAGGGTACACCAACCTTCATCGACTTGACTCCAAAGCCCTGGAAAACTGGCTCAATGAATATTCATTGGCTGAACTTTGGAAGAAGAATGTTCTGGGTGGGAGGCCGACGAGATGA